Proteins encoded in a region of the Balneolales bacterium ANBcel1 genome:
- the efp gene encoding elongation factor P — MPKVTTSDFRNGLTIMLSGDIFSITEFLHVKPGKGGAFVRTKLKNVTTGRVLDKTFRAGESVEAVRIERHPYQFLYQEGDIYHFMHKETFEQIPIPEEKIDRPLFLKENQDIQVVVLAETEEILFTELPDQVVLQITETEPGVKGDTAQGGSKAAKLESGASIQVPLFINQGDLVKVNSKEGTYLERVKL; from the coding sequence ATGCCCAAAGTAACAACATCTGATTTTCGCAACGGTCTTACCATTATGCTCAGTGGTGACATCTTCAGCATCACCGAGTTCCTGCATGTAAAACCCGGCAAGGGTGGTGCGTTTGTCCGTACCAAACTCAAAAACGTGACTACCGGAAGGGTTCTGGATAAAACATTTCGAGCCGGAGAAAGTGTGGAAGCCGTGCGTATTGAGCGCCACCCCTATCAGTTCCTGTATCAGGAAGGGGACATTTACCACTTCATGCACAAGGAAACGTTTGAACAGATTCCCATTCCCGAGGAAAAAATCGATCGTCCCCTTTTCCTGAAGGAGAACCAGGACATCCAGGTGGTGGTACTCGCCGAAACCGAGGAAATCCTGTTTACCGAACTGCCCGACCAGGTGGTTCTTCAAATAACAGAGACGGAGCCCGGCGTCAAGGGCGATACCGCACAGGGAGGCTCAAAAGCCGCCAAACTGGAATCGGGGGCATCCATTCAGGTGCCGCTTTTTATCAACCAGGGGGATCTGGTGAAAGTCAACTCCAAGGAAGGCACCTACCTGGAACGCGTTAAACTTTAA
- the accB gene encoding acetyl-CoA carboxylase biotin carboxyl carrier protein codes for MDLKTIKNLLNLISDTDVNEVEIEEGDFRIKVKKQPDTIKGEFPSAQMGQPPAVQYQAPAPAPAPQAAPAESAAPTASAETDKDENLITVRSPIVGTFYRAPSPESDPYLNTGDTVSKGDVLCIIEAMKIMNEIESEHTGKVVKILAEEAQPVEFDQPLFLIQPS; via the coding sequence ATGGACCTGAAAACCATTAAGAATCTTCTCAATCTCATTTCCGATACCGATGTGAACGAGGTGGAGATTGAGGAGGGCGACTTCCGGATCAAAGTCAAAAAGCAGCCGGACACAATCAAGGGAGAGTTTCCTTCCGCCCAAATGGGACAACCACCGGCAGTGCAATACCAGGCACCGGCACCAGCGCCCGCACCACAAGCCGCTCCAGCGGAATCCGCCGCACCGACTGCTTCGGCTGAAACCGACAAGGATGAAAACCTCATCACTGTCCGTTCTCCCATCGTCGGCACATTCTACCGGGCGCCCTCGCCGGAGTCCGATCCTTACCTCAATACCGGTGACACCGTCTCCAAAGGGGATGTACTCTGCATCATCGAGGCGATGAAAATCATGAACGAAATAGAGTCGGAGCACACCGGAAAAGTAGTGAAAATTCTCGCAGAGGAGGCCCAGCCGGTGGAATTTGACCAGCCTCTATTCCTTATTCAGCCCTCCTGA
- the accC gene encoding acetyl-CoA carboxylase biotin carboxylase subunit, translating to MFDKILIANRGEIALRIIRTCREMGIKTVAVYSTADEKSLHVKFADEAVCIGPPAARDSYLKIPRIIAAAEITDAKAIHPGYGFLAENAEFSRICDEHNIKFIGPSPEMIDTMGNKSMARENMQKYGVPTIPGSTGIIHNAEQAKEVAAEIGYPVIFKASAGGGGRGMRICKDESEIERQLTAARNESEACFGSKEIYLEKFIVEPRHVEIQIVGDRHGQVIHFGERDCSMQRRHQKMVEEAPCPVMTPELRERMGQAAIKAAEAIQYEGAGTIEFLLDRDHNFYFMEMNTRIQVEHPVTEEVTDEDLIQLQIEVAAGLPLQKKKLKMRGHSIECRINAEDPAFNFRPSAGEIKVFHTPGGHSVRIDTHAYSGYSVPPNYDSMIAKLIVSAPDRPQAIARMKRALNEFVIEGIKTNIPYQLQLMDDPNFKSGQFDTKYLENHFNYNPDNH from the coding sequence ATGTTTGATAAAATCCTGATCGCCAATCGCGGCGAAATCGCCCTGAGAATCATCCGGACGTGCCGGGAGATGGGCATCAAAACCGTTGCGGTATATTCCACCGCGGATGAAAAGAGTCTTCATGTCAAATTCGCCGACGAAGCGGTCTGTATTGGTCCGCCTGCAGCCCGCGACAGCTACCTGAAGATTCCCAGAATCATCGCCGCGGCCGAGATTACCGATGCCAAAGCCATCCACCCGGGTTACGGGTTTCTCGCTGAAAACGCGGAATTCTCCCGGATTTGCGATGAGCATAACATCAAGTTCATCGGTCCCTCCCCCGAGATGATCGACACCATGGGCAACAAATCCATGGCCCGGGAGAACATGCAGAAGTACGGCGTTCCTACCATTCCGGGAAGTACCGGCATTATCCACAACGCCGAACAGGCCAAAGAGGTAGCTGCCGAAATCGGTTATCCGGTTATTTTCAAGGCATCTGCCGGAGGCGGCGGGCGCGGCATGCGTATCTGCAAGGACGAAAGCGAGATTGAGCGGCAGCTTACCGCCGCCCGCAACGAATCGGAGGCCTGTTTCGGCAGCAAGGAGATCTACCTGGAGAAATTCATCGTCGAGCCACGCCATGTGGAAATCCAGATTGTCGGCGACCGTCACGGTCAGGTCATCCATTTCGGCGAACGCGACTGCTCAATGCAGCGCCGGCACCAGAAAATGGTGGAAGAAGCGCCCTGTCCGGTAATGACGCCCGAACTGCGGGAACGAATGGGTCAGGCCGCAATCAAAGCCGCTGAAGCCATCCAGTATGAAGGGGCCGGTACCATCGAGTTTTTGCTGGACCGGGACCACAACTTCTATTTCATGGAGATGAACACGCGGATTCAGGTGGAGCATCCCGTCACCGAGGAAGTAACCGACGAAGACCTGATACAGCTGCAAATTGAAGTGGCTGCAGGCCTTCCGCTGCAGAAAAAGAAACTCAAAATGCGCGGACACTCTATCGAGTGCCGGATCAACGCGGAAGACCCCGCTTTCAATTTCCGCCCCTCGGCCGGGGAGATCAAGGTGTTCCACACTCCAGGCGGGCACAGTGTGCGAATCGATACCCACGCCTACTCCGGTTACTCGGTGCCTCCGAACTATGACTCGATGATCGCCAAGCTGATCGTAAGCGCTCCCGACCGCCCCCAGGCCATCGCTCGCATGAAACGGGCACTCAATGAGTTTGTGATTGAAGGAATCAAGACCAATATTCCTTATCAGCTGCAACTCATGGACGACCCCAACTTCAAAAGCGGCCAGTTTGACACGAAGTATCTCGAAAACCATTTCAATTACAATCCCGATAATCACTAA
- the gcvH gene encoding glycine cleavage system protein GcvH, which translates to MNHPDDLKYTREHEWVRDNGDGTVTVGITDFAQSELGDIVFVEIDKVGKSVDKDNPFGTVEAVKTVSELFMPVTGKILEWNEELEEEPELVNKDPYDKGWMIKIKMSKSSELDQLLSVKDYEQIIS; encoded by the coding sequence ATGAATCATCCCGACGACCTTAAATACACCCGTGAGCACGAATGGGTGCGCGACAATGGCGACGGAACCGTCACGGTAGGCATCACCGATTTCGCTCAAAGCGAACTGGGTGATATTGTGTTTGTTGAAATCGACAAAGTGGGCAAATCGGTAGATAAGGATAACCCGTTCGGTACGGTGGAAGCCGTTAAGACAGTATCCGAATTGTTCATGCCGGTCACCGGTAAAATCCTGGAATGGAATGAAGAGCTGGAAGAAGAGCCGGAGCTGGTCAACAAAGACCCTTACGACAAGGGCTGGATGATCAAAATAAAGATGTCCAAATCCTCCGAGCTGGACCAGCTGCTCTCCGTCAAAGACTACGAACAAATTATTTCCTGA
- the guaA gene encoding glutamine-hydrolyzing GMP synthase: MITPEKEWILILDYGSQYNQLIARRVRESQVYCEIHPFNVDLEKFTGNPPAGVILSGGPMSVNDADAPHLNQAVFDFNVPVLGICYGFQLMSHHLKPGSVANADRREYGRAKISVIKRNDLFAGIPEKSTVWMSHGDHIIHLPENFEVIARTDNAPVAAVKLATRPVYGVQFHPEVVHTEFGREILHNFVRNICGLQGIWTAESFVESAIAQIREEAGDGRVICGLSGGVDSTVAATLLHRAIGDRLLCVFVNNGVLRKNEFEDVQRLYTEKLKLPVKGVDASDLFLDRLQGISDPETKRKVIGNTFIEVFDQAVADEKGFTHLAQGTLYPDVIESVSFKGPSVTIKSHHNVGGLPEKMNLKLIEPLRELFKDEVRKVGESLDIPKEFIRRHPFPGPGLSIRILSDITREKVALLQEADAIFIEELRVNNLYDSVWQAFVVLLPVQSVGVMGDERTYDFVVGLRAVTSVDGMTADWAHLPYEFLSHVSNRIINEVKGINRVVYDISSKPPATIEWE; this comes from the coding sequence ATGATCACACCGGAAAAAGAGTGGATCCTGATACTCGACTATGGATCCCAGTACAATCAGCTCATAGCCCGCCGGGTTCGTGAGAGTCAGGTATACTGCGAAATCCATCCGTTCAATGTCGACCTGGAGAAGTTCACCGGGAATCCGCCCGCCGGGGTTATTTTATCCGGCGGCCCCATGAGTGTCAACGATGCCGACGCGCCGCATCTAAACCAGGCCGTATTTGATTTCAACGTGCCGGTACTGGGCATATGCTACGGGTTTCAGCTCATGTCACATCACCTGAAGCCCGGATCGGTGGCCAACGCCGACAGGCGCGAGTACGGGCGGGCCAAAATTTCCGTCATAAAACGCAACGACCTGTTTGCCGGAATTCCGGAAAAAAGCACAGTGTGGATGAGTCATGGCGATCACATCATCCACCTTCCCGAAAATTTTGAGGTAATCGCCCGAACCGATAACGCTCCGGTTGCCGCCGTAAAACTGGCTACGCGTCCCGTCTATGGCGTCCAGTTTCATCCGGAGGTGGTACACACGGAGTTCGGCCGGGAAATACTGCACAATTTTGTCCGCAATATCTGCGGCCTTCAGGGAATCTGGACCGCCGAATCGTTTGTGGAAAGCGCTATTGCCCAAATCAGGGAAGAGGCGGGCGACGGACGGGTGATTTGCGGACTTTCCGGCGGCGTCGACTCGACCGTTGCGGCCACCCTGCTGCACCGAGCCATCGGTGACCGGCTGCTGTGCGTGTTTGTCAACAACGGAGTGCTTCGAAAAAACGAATTTGAGGATGTGCAACGGCTTTACACCGAAAAGCTGAAACTGCCGGTGAAAGGGGTCGATGCCTCCGATCTGTTTCTGGACCGGCTTCAGGGGATCAGCGATCCGGAAACGAAGCGAAAAGTTATCGGCAACACGTTTATTGAAGTATTTGACCAGGCGGTGGCTGATGAGAAGGGCTTCACCCACCTTGCCCAGGGTACGTTATACCCCGATGTGATCGAAAGCGTCTCGTTCAAAGGGCCCTCGGTGACGATAAAATCGCATCACAATGTGGGCGGACTCCCCGAGAAAATGAATCTCAAACTGATAGAGCCTCTCAGGGAGTTGTTCAAGGATGAAGTGCGAAAGGTCGGTGAATCGCTTGATATCCCGAAAGAATTTATCCGCCGCCACCCGTTTCCGGGTCCCGGTCTGTCGATCCGGATTTTGTCGGATATCACCAGGGAGAAAGTGGCCCTGCTCCAGGAAGCCGATGCAATTTTTATTGAGGAGCTTCGTGTCAACAACCTGTACGATTCCGTCTGGCAGGCGTTTGTGGTACTGTTGCCGGTCCAGAGTGTGGGTGTGATGGGCGATGAGCGGACCTACGACTTTGTCGTGGGACTTCGGGCGGTGACCAGTGTGGACGGCATGACCGCCGATTGGGCCCATCTCCCCTACGAGTTTCTCAGCCATGTATCCAACCGCATCATCAATGAAGTAAAAGGAATCAACCGGGTGGTCTACGACATCAGCTCCAAACCTCCCGCAACTATTGAATGGGAATAG
- a CDS encoding ABC transporter substrate-binding protein: protein MRTHRPGRCFAILLSILYLLSPGFIEVQAAGGTALQDDRFDTALAFYREAEYDSSARHFAAIGTPEARLFAGKSYFALGEYPLAGRYLRQVSREDDPRFFDEARYTLALVDFQTKQFGRALDNLHNLKSRPAYQNLHRDADVMYRQIMGYLTTEQRREAFRQSQLMPVQFDLFRYGIDHMGRTEARELYSTLSPFFETSIDTNIIRAVERRIDRMPDEPPASQLFGEAPDGIVYDIGVLLPDAETGSPEWQISRALYNGYHLAAEEFNRRSADKRIRLRHVTTSDTLLTQEAAMTKMAWTYHVDAILGPLFSDSAYRIRDLAEYYGIPVIPPLANADTLNIANPYLYQVNPTFEVRGRAMARFAVNELKLDTLAVITQSNQPVAREAQAFRNEAERLGATVLHYFSENFEARAFEVAHITPWLAGDERFIDEEEYELKPVKGVYLSLTGRGADQLIELILNDLQATRSRATILANEEMAHIELSDARRRYFDIYYSNFFYRDNDRRETYTFQQDFESLTGTRPNNFAHLGYDVANFLFKSLETLQNPARIKPMLRHRPVYEGVITNIGFQGTHINQKLHIMRIERDETVRYKRPPDESDEETQETDNNSE from the coding sequence ATGAGAACCCACCGACCCGGACGTTGTTTCGCAATCCTGCTGTCAATTCTTTACCTGCTGAGCCCGGGCTTTATCGAGGTACAGGCAGCCGGCGGAACAGCATTGCAGGACGACCGCTTTGATACAGCACTGGCCTTTTACAGAGAAGCAGAATACGACTCTTCCGCCCGTCATTTTGCCGCTATCGGCACTCCGGAAGCCCGTCTTTTTGCCGGGAAAAGTTATTTCGCCCTCGGAGAATACCCCCTTGCCGGTCGCTATCTGCGTCAGGTGAGCCGGGAGGATGATCCCCGTTTTTTTGATGAGGCACGGTATACACTGGCTCTTGTGGATTTTCAGACGAAGCAGTTCGGAAGAGCACTGGACAATTTGCACAATCTCAAATCGCGGCCGGCTTACCAGAACCTCCACCGGGATGCCGACGTGATGTACCGCCAGATCATGGGGTATCTGACTACCGAACAGCGCAGGGAAGCGTTCCGCCAAAGCCAGCTTATGCCGGTCCAGTTCGACCTGTTTCGCTATGGAATCGATCACATGGGCAGAACGGAGGCTCGAGAGCTTTATTCAACCCTGTCTCCGTTTTTTGAGACCTCCATCGACACCAATATCATACGTGCCGTAGAACGCAGAATCGACCGCATGCCGGATGAGCCGCCCGCTTCGCAATTGTTTGGTGAAGCTCCGGACGGTATTGTATACGACATCGGAGTATTACTGCCCGATGCGGAAACAGGGAGTCCCGAGTGGCAAATTTCTCGGGCACTGTACAACGGTTATCATCTTGCGGCGGAGGAGTTCAACCGAAGGAGTGCCGACAAGCGCATCCGGCTTCGCCATGTAACCACCTCCGACACCCTGCTTACGCAGGAGGCGGCCATGACAAAAATGGCCTGGACCTACCATGTGGATGCCATTCTTGGTCCGCTCTTCTCCGATTCGGCCTACCGGATCAGGGACCTGGCCGAGTACTATGGAATTCCGGTGATTCCACCGCTGGCCAACGCCGACACTCTGAACATCGCCAATCCGTATCTGTACCAGGTCAATCCCACGTTTGAAGTACGCGGCAGGGCCATGGCCCGGTTCGCGGTCAATGAGCTGAAGCTGGACACCCTGGCCGTTATCACGCAGAGCAATCAGCCGGTTGCTCGGGAAGCCCAGGCGTTCCGAAACGAAGCCGAACGGCTTGGCGCAACTGTTTTGCACTATTTCAGTGAAAACTTCGAAGCCCGTGCGTTTGAAGTGGCCCACATCACCCCCTGGCTGGCCGGCGATGAACGATTCATTGATGAAGAAGAATATGAGCTGAAACCGGTCAAGGGGGTCTATCTGTCGCTGACCGGCCGCGGGGCCGACCAGTTGATCGAGCTGATCCTCAACGACCTGCAGGCCACCCGAAGCAGGGCGACCATCCTGGCCAACGAAGAGATGGCTCATATTGAGTTAAGCGATGCCCGCCGACGATATTTTGATATCTATTACAGCAACTTTTTCTACCGGGATAACGACCGCAGGGAGACCTACACTTTTCAGCAGGATTTCGAATCACTGACCGGTACCCGGCCCAACAATTTCGCACATTTGGGGTATGATGTTGCCAATTTCCTGTTCAAATCGCTTGAAACGCTTCAGAATCCGGCCCGGATCAAGCCCATGCTGCGCCACCGTCCGGTCTACGAAGGTGTGATCACCAACATCGGGTTCCAGGGCACGCACATTAATCAAAAGCTCCACATAATGCGGATCGAGCGGGACGAAACGGTTCGCTACAAGCGTCCGCCGGATGAATCCGATGAGGAGACTCAGGAAACGGATAACAATTCGGAGTAA
- a CDS encoding DUF2179 domain-containing protein encodes MEAMTMDFDWFGWVILPVLIFLARVVDVTLGTLRIIFVSRSMKVLAPLVGFFESLIWLLAIGQIMQSLTNFGLYFAYAAGFSFGNYIGIYLEEKIAMGLLCVRTITSEDATDLIQFLKERDFGVTSVSASGISGSVRLILSIIKRKDLEKMIGVIKEKAPKAFVSVEDVRSVNEGYFPQKRVSFFSRLPMLRK; translated from the coding sequence ATGGAAGCAATGACAATGGATTTCGACTGGTTTGGATGGGTGATTCTGCCAGTTCTGATTTTTCTGGCAAGGGTCGTGGATGTGACACTCGGTACCCTGCGCATCATCTTTGTTTCCAGAAGCATGAAGGTGCTGGCCCCGCTGGTGGGCTTTTTCGAGTCGCTGATCTGGCTGCTGGCCATCGGTCAGATCATGCAGAGCCTGACCAACTTTGGGCTCTATTTTGCGTACGCCGCCGGTTTCTCGTTCGGGAATTATATCGGTATCTACCTGGAAGAGAAAATCGCCATGGGGCTGCTGTGTGTCCGTACCATCACCAGTGAAGACGCAACCGACCTGATTCAATTCCTGAAGGAGCGGGATTTCGGGGTTACATCGGTATCGGCAAGCGGTATCAGTGGGTCGGTTCGTCTGATATTGAGCATCATCAAGCGCAAGGATCTGGAAAAGATGATCGGCGTGATCAAGGAGAAGGCTCCCAAAGCTTTTGTTTCCGTGGAGGATGTGCGGTCGGTCAACGAAGGCTACTTCCCGCAGAAAAGAGTCAGTTTCTTTTCGCGCCTGCCCATGCTCAGGAAATAG